From Larus michahellis chromosome 5, bLarMic1.1, whole genome shotgun sequence, the proteins below share one genomic window:
- the SCRG1 gene encoding scrapie-responsive protein 1 encodes MRMVPALVLLSSLLSVPAVPSRRPACSRRALGDLRCHDIPQENLRQIQAGLRDHFWAGQGCEEICYCLQGELLCCPKGIFFGPKISFVIPCNDQ; translated from the exons ATGAGGATGGTGCCGGCGCTGGTCCTGCTGAGCTCCCTGCTCtccgtccctgctgtcccctcccggCGTCCCGCCTGCTCCAGGAGAGCCCTGGGAGACCTGCGCTGCCACGACATCCCCCAGGAGAACCTCCGGCAGATCCAGGCTGGTCTGCGGGATCACTTCTGGGCAGGACAAGGATGCGAGGAGATCTGTTACTGCCTCCAGGGcgagctgctctgctgccccaA GGGTATTTTCTTTGGACCAAAGATATCTTTTGTCATCCCTTGCAACGACCAGTGA